A window of Modestobacter versicolor contains these coding sequences:
- a CDS encoding amidohydrolase family protein — MPAPVADLVLSGARVVDPETGLDGVRTVGITGGTITSITPAAEAAPPAREVWDVAGQVLAPGFIDLHSHAQSLTGLRLQALDGVTTALELEAGVLPVSGAYARAEAEGRPVNFGFSASWTDARMHVLDGVALDRDASLDLFATHQALPNWRGPAGDRDVARVLDLLETAVGEGALGIGVLVGYAPDSGRAEYFRLAGLAARLGVPTFTHTRYISTEEPGTSLEGALEVIAAAAGTGAAMHMCHVNSTSNRMIDEVAGAVDAARGTGVRVTTEAYPYGAGATVIGASFLAPEVLHRMGIGPQRLTYLPTGERVADLGRLAELRASDPGAEVVVHFLDEDDPADLAVLERSFTLADTAIATDAMPLVAPGGGPAPDAWPPAPGLVTHPRSAGSYARTLRWLVRERGLLTLTEALRRSSLLPAQVLEEAVPAMRRKGRVQVGADADLVVFDPETVTDRATYTQVAPSTGFRHVLVGGTPVVRDGELLTSALPGRAVRSGAR, encoded by the coding sequence ATGCCGGCGCCGGTGGCCGACCTCGTGCTGTCCGGCGCCCGGGTCGTCGACCCGGAGACCGGGCTGGACGGGGTGCGCACGGTGGGGATCACCGGCGGCACGATCACCTCGATCACCCCCGCGGCCGAGGCGGCGCCGCCGGCCCGGGAGGTCTGGGACGTCGCCGGGCAGGTGCTTGCGCCGGGGTTCATCGACCTGCACAGCCACGCGCAGAGCCTCACCGGGCTGCGGCTGCAGGCGCTGGACGGCGTCACCACCGCGCTGGAGCTGGAGGCCGGGGTGCTGCCGGTCTCCGGCGCCTACGCCCGGGCGGAGGCCGAGGGCCGACCGGTGAACTTCGGGTTCTCGGCGTCCTGGACCGACGCGCGGATGCACGTGCTGGACGGCGTCGCGCTGGACCGGGACGCCTCGCTCGACCTGTTCGCCACCCACCAGGCGCTGCCGAACTGGCGCGGCCCGGCGGGCGACCGCGACGTCGCCCGGGTGCTGGACCTGCTGGAGACGGCGGTCGGCGAGGGGGCGCTGGGCATCGGCGTGCTGGTCGGCTACGCACCCGACAGCGGCCGGGCCGAGTACTTCCGGCTGGCCGGGCTCGCCGCCCGGCTGGGCGTGCCGACCTTCACCCACACCCGGTACATCTCCACCGAGGAGCCGGGCACCTCGCTGGAGGGGGCGCTGGAGGTCATCGCCGCGGCCGCCGGCACCGGCGCGGCCATGCACATGTGCCACGTCAACAGCACCTCGAACCGGATGATCGACGAGGTCGCCGGTGCCGTGGACGCGGCGCGGGGCACCGGTGTGCGGGTGACCACGGAGGCCTACCCCTACGGCGCGGGGGCCACGGTCATCGGGGCCTCGTTCCTGGCGCCGGAGGTGCTGCACCGGATGGGCATCGGGCCGCAGCGGCTCACCTACCTGCCCACCGGCGAGCGGGTCGCCGACCTCGGCCGGCTGGCCGAGCTGCGGGCGTCGGACCCCGGGGCGGAGGTGGTCGTGCACTTCCTCGACGAGGACGACCCGGCCGACCTCGCGGTGCTGGAGCGGTCGTTCACCCTCGCCGACACCGCGATCGCCACCGACGCCATGCCCCTGGTGGCGCCCGGTGGCGGGCCCGCACCCGACGCCTGGCCGCCGGCCCCGGGGCTGGTCACCCACCCGCGGTCGGCCGGCTCCTACGCGCGCACGCTGCGCTGGCTGGTGCGCGAGCGCGGGCTGCTGACCCTGACCGAGGCGCTGCGGCGGTCCTCGCTGCTGCCGGCGCAGGTGCTCGAGGAGGCGGTGCCGGCGATGCGGCGCAAGGGCCGGGTGCAGGTGGGCGCCGACGCCGACCTGGTGGTGTTCGACCCGGAGACCGTCACCGACCGCGCCACCTACACCCAGGTCGCGCCGTCCACCGGCTTCCGGCACGTGCTCGTCGGCGGCACCCCGGTGGTGCGGGACGGCGAGCTGCTCACCTCCGCGCTGCCCGGCCGCGCGGTGCGCTCCGGCGCCCGCTGA
- a CDS encoding VOC family protein — MGPLALHELTLDCPEPRALAEFYRQALGWAYAPGHETTDPDGDEWLVLLPPAGGTRLAFQRSPAAVPPWPQGARVHLDVAVPDLAAAHEHLLGCGARPLTGSPAEEGHAEDLFRVYADPVGHPFCATQL; from the coding sequence ATGGGACCGCTGGCGCTGCACGAGCTGACCCTGGACTGCCCCGAGCCGCGCGCGCTCGCCGAGTTCTACCGGCAGGCGCTGGGCTGGGCGTACGCGCCGGGGCACGAGACCACCGACCCGGACGGCGACGAGTGGCTGGTGCTGCTGCCGCCCGCCGGCGGCACCCGGCTGGCGTTCCAGCGCTCGCCGGCCGCCGTGCCGCCGTGGCCGCAGGGCGCCCGGGTGCACCTGGACGTCGCCGTCCCCGACCTGGCCGCCGCGCACGAGCACCTGCTCGGCTGCGGTGCCCGGCCGCTGACCGGCTCCCCCGCCGAGGAGGGCCACGCCGAGGACCTCTTCCGGGTGTACGCCGACCCGGTCGGGCACCCCTTCTGCGCGACCCAGCTCTGA
- a CDS encoding SMP-30/gluconolactonase/LRE family protein, translating into MTRRLLSPRRWAPPPARPDTGGTGELVISRRLPTGGHGPEDVVFDADGSVVTGTQDGRLLRLDPATGETTVVGRTGGRPLGVQPCDDGSVLVCDHDRGLLRVRPDGGVEVLVDTVDGEPLTFASNVVAEPDGTIWFTTSTSRWDVDDHLGDLFEHSCTGRLVRRDPDGSVRTVLRGLKFANGLVLAPDGSHLLLAETSGYRIWRYWLAGARAGTAELLVEDLPGFPDNMSLGSDGLLWVAVAAPRNALLDRLLPLPGVLRQLVWLLPEALKPAAVPVAWVLAFELDGRLVHDLRLADGSYGFVTAVAERDGVLVLSSLHETDVVVVQPPG; encoded by the coding sequence ATGACCCGTCGCCTGCTCTCCCCGCGCCGCTGGGCACCGCCGCCCGCCCGGCCCGACACCGGCGGCACCGGCGAGCTGGTGATCAGTCGCCGGCTGCCCACCGGCGGGCACGGCCCCGAGGACGTCGTCTTCGACGCCGACGGGTCGGTCGTCACCGGCACCCAGGACGGGCGGCTGCTGCGGCTGGACCCGGCCACCGGGGAGACCACGGTCGTCGGCCGCACCGGCGGGCGGCCGCTCGGCGTGCAGCCGTGCGACGACGGCAGCGTGCTGGTGTGCGACCACGACCGCGGGCTGCTGCGCGTGCGGCCCGACGGCGGCGTCGAGGTGCTCGTCGACACGGTGGACGGCGAGCCCCTGACCTTCGCCAGCAACGTGGTCGCCGAGCCCGACGGCACCATCTGGTTCACCACCTCGACCAGCCGCTGGGACGTCGACGACCACCTCGGCGACCTGTTCGAGCACTCCTGCACCGGCCGGCTGGTGCGCCGCGACCCGGACGGCTCGGTGCGCACGGTGCTGCGCGGGCTGAAGTTCGCCAACGGCCTGGTGCTGGCGCCGGACGGCTCGCACCTGCTGCTCGCCGAGACCAGCGGCTACCGGATCTGGCGCTACTGGCTGGCCGGCGCCCGCGCCGGGACGGCGGAGCTGCTGGTGGAGGACCTGCCCGGCTTCCCGGACAACATGAGCCTGGGCAGCGACGGCCTGCTCTGGGTGGCGGTCGCCGCACCCCGCAACGCGCTGCTGGACCGGCTGCTCCCGCTGCCCGGCGTGCTGCGGCAGCTGGTGTGGCTGCTCCCGGAGGCGCTGAAGCCGGCCGCGGTCCCGGTCGCCTGGGTGCTGGCGTTCGAGCTCGACGGGAGGCTGGTGCACGACCTGCGGCTGGCCGACGGCTCCTACGGCTTCGTCACCGCGGTCGCCGAGCGCGACGGCGTGCTGGTGCTCAGCAGCCTGCACGAGACCGACGTCGTCGTGGTCCAGCCGCCCGGCTGA
- a CDS encoding DUF817 domain-containing protein has protein sequence MRQLLRFAWTEAQCCLFAVLFFLGLGLVRVVPLPGDPADALLLWCLAVTLVLWLVRWETGREVAVIFGFHLVGLVLELFKVWQGSWSYPDTGLATIGGVPLYSGFMYAAVGSYVCQAWRRFDLRITGYRARRTAAVAFLVYLNFFTSHVTWDVRLPLALALLVVTRRTWVHYTVGRRRYAMPLALSFVLIGFFLWVAENAATLLRAWQYPSQESVWTLVHAAKLGSWSLLVVVSIVLVTAVKAREGRLYGSAADLTVLRGYDPPPELLAQRETVPAR, from the coding sequence GTGAGGCAGCTGCTGCGGTTCGCCTGGACCGAGGCACAGTGCTGCCTGTTCGCCGTCCTGTTCTTCCTCGGTCTCGGGCTGGTCCGGGTCGTGCCGCTGCCGGGCGACCCCGCCGACGCGCTGCTGCTGTGGTGCCTGGCCGTGACCCTGGTGCTGTGGCTGGTCCGCTGGGAGACCGGCCGCGAGGTCGCGGTGATATTCGGGTTCCACCTGGTCGGCCTGGTGCTCGAGCTGTTCAAGGTCTGGCAGGGCTCGTGGTCCTACCCGGACACCGGCCTGGCCACGATCGGCGGGGTGCCGCTGTACAGCGGGTTCATGTACGCCGCCGTCGGCAGCTACGTCTGCCAGGCCTGGCGCCGGTTCGACCTGCGGATCACCGGCTACCGGGCGCGCCGGACGGCGGCCGTCGCCTTCCTCGTCTACCTCAACTTCTTCACCTCGCACGTCACCTGGGACGTGCGGCTGCCGCTGGCGCTGGCGCTGCTGGTCGTCACCCGGCGCACCTGGGTGCACTACACGGTCGGCCGGCGCCGCTACGCGATGCCGCTGGCGCTCTCCTTCGTCCTCATCGGCTTCTTCCTCTGGGTCGCCGAGAACGCCGCCACGCTGCTGCGGGCCTGGCAGTACCCCTCGCAGGAGTCGGTGTGGACGCTGGTGCACGCGGCCAAGCTCGGGTCGTGGTCGCTGCTGGTCGTGGTCAGCATCGTGCTGGTCACCGCGGTCAAGGCCCGCGAGGGCCGGCTGTACGGCAGCGCAGCCGACCTGACCGTGCTGCGCGGGTACGACCCGCCGCCGGAGCTGCTGGCCCAGCGGGAGACGGTCCCCGCGCGCTGA